One Deltaproteobacteria bacterium genomic region harbors:
- a CDS encoding acetyl-CoA acetyltransferase: MGVAVMGVGICGFTATSTALSYREMIAKAARMAYEDAGIGLDLIDGAVSVEEDLISGYSIADEYVPDQLGVVRKPVYTIPGDFLHGLGSAAMQIETGQFNIVVVQSYSKASNLLTKDELLRFAFDPIWNRFGVSPHWLAGLEMRSFLAATGYEVDDVAEVVVKNRANAVPNPIAPWGAILEARDVLESRPVATPITESMIARHADGAVVVVLGTDAAAREYARKPVFISGTGWGSGNSILERRDHEESIGTRIAAEHAYNEAGIADPAREIDAFFISDIYAHRELMHGLALGLTESDSVIINPNGGALGGGDLFEATGGARLYEAVTQIRGEAGACQVPIKRALVHGWRGIPTDSCAVAILEAERRMS; encoded by the coding sequence ATGGGAGTGGCGGTCATGGGAGTCGGGATCTGCGGGTTTACCGCGACCTCGACCGCGTTGTCGTACCGCGAGATGATCGCGAAGGCGGCCAGAATGGCCTACGAGGACGCGGGGATCGGGCTCGACCTGATCGACGGCGCGGTCTCGGTCGAAGAGGACTTGATCTCCGGGTACTCGATCGCCGACGAGTACGTGCCCGACCAACTCGGCGTCGTGCGCAAGCCCGTCTACACCATTCCGGGAGATTTCCTGCACGGCCTTGGATCCGCGGCAATGCAGATCGAGACCGGCCAGTTCAACATCGTCGTCGTGCAGTCCTATAGCAAGGCGTCGAACCTGCTTACCAAGGACGAACTGCTGCGATTCGCCTTCGACCCCATCTGGAACCGGTTCGGCGTCAGTCCGCACTGGCTCGCCGGGCTCGAGATGCGCAGCTTCCTCGCCGCCACCGGCTACGAGGTCGATGATGTGGCCGAGGTCGTGGTGAAGAACCGCGCCAACGCCGTTCCGAATCCCATCGCCCCGTGGGGTGCGATTCTCGAAGCGCGCGACGTGCTCGAGTCGCGGCCCGTGGCGACGCCGATCACTGAGAGCATGATCGCCCGTCACGCCGACGGCGCGGTCGTGGTTGTCCTGGGAACCGACGCCGCCGCCCGCGAGTACGCACGCAAGCCCGTATTCATCTCCGGCACCGGCTGGGGCTCCGGCAACTCGATTCTGGAGCGCCGCGATCACGAGGAGTCGATCGGAACGCGGATCGCCGCGGAACACGCGTACAACGAGGCCGGCATCGCCGATCCCGCCCGCGAGATCGATGCATTTTTCATCTCCGACATCTACGCGCATCGCGAACTGATGCATGGACTCGCGCTGGGTCTCACCGAGTCCGACTCCGTCATCATCAACCCGAACGGCGGCGCGCTCGGCGGCGGGGACCTCTTCGAGGCGACCGGCGGAGCACGTCTCTATGAAGCCGTGACGCAAATACGCGGCGAGGCCGGCGCCTGTCAGGTACCGATCAAGCGCGCGCTTGTCCACGGATGGCGGGGAATTCCGACGGATTCGTGCGCCGTGGCGATCCTCGAAGCCGAAAGGAGGATGTCATGA
- a CDS encoding bifunctional nuclease family protein, giving the protein MIEMEIASLGIDPAQNMPVVILKDVATGEMVLPIWIGVLEATAIALKLESVEVARPLSHDLMMKILESFGARIDRVVINDLHDNTYFARLVVVAPDREFELDARPSDAMAIALRAGAKIFAHSKVLEKSGDDDERPVPASIDPADREKWLEILENMDPEDFGKYKI; this is encoded by the coding sequence TTGATCGAGATGGAAATCGCGAGCCTCGGGATCGATCCGGCGCAGAACATGCCGGTCGTGATCCTCAAGGACGTCGCCACGGGCGAGATGGTGCTGCCCATATGGATCGGCGTGCTCGAGGCCACGGCCATCGCCCTGAAACTCGAGTCCGTCGAAGTCGCCCGACCTCTCTCGCACGATCTGATGATGAAAATTCTCGAATCGTTCGGCGCGCGGATCGATCGCGTCGTCATCAACGATTTGCACGACAACACCTACTTCGCCCGGCTCGTCGTGGTCGCGCCCGACCGTGAATTCGAACTCGATGCACGGCCCAGCGATGCGATGGCGATCGCGCTGCGCGCCGGGGCGAAAATCTTCGCGCACTCGAAGGTGCTCGAAAAATCCGGCGACGACGACGAACGCCCCGTCCCCGCGTCGATCGATCCGGCGGATCGGGAGAAGTGGCTCGAGATCCTCGAGAACATGGATCCCGAGGATTTCGGGAAGTACAAAATCTGA
- a CDS encoding cobalamin B12-binding domain-containing protein has protein sequence MDRKIRILIGKPGLDGHDRGAKVIARALRDAGYEVIYTGLHQTPRMIINAAIQEDVDAIGLSILSGAHNYLFPQILELMRKEGLEDVVLFGGGIIPDEDVKELKSIGVKELFRPGTRISEVVQFIETQIRPMLVA, from the coding sequence ATGGACCGGAAAATTCGAATTTTGATCGGCAAACCCGGCTTGGACGGGCACGACCGCGGCGCTAAGGTGATCGCGCGCGCGCTGCGCGACGCGGGTTACGAGGTCATCTACACCGGCCTGCATCAGACCCCGCGGATGATTATCAACGCCGCGATCCAGGAAGACGTGGACGCGATCGGGTTGTCGATTCTCTCGGGCGCGCACAACTACCTGTTTCCGCAGATTCTGGAGCTCATGAGGAAAGAGGGTCTCGAGGACGTCGTCCTGTTCGGGGGAGGGATCATCCCCGACGAGGACGTGAAGGAGCTCAAGTCGATCGGCGTCAAAGAGCTCTTTCGGCCCGGCACGCGAATTTCCGAAGTCGTGCAATTCATCGAGACGCAGATCCGGCCGATGCTGGTGGCGTGA
- the amrB gene encoding AmmeMemoRadiSam system protein B, which translates to MIFGPVVAGQFYTEKPEILGAEIDRYLRDAKVPRPKGDVFGLVSPHAGYMYSGPCAAHGFKAVAGKHYDVVVVIGLSHRVSGTLSVLDVHAYRTPLGEVSIDRERSRRLIAALPFASDDPSLFSFEHSIEVQLPFLQRVLPPFRAVLISMRSTSGKVVENLAAALDEIFADAKVLFVASSDLSHFHGYDEATRMDRETLAMVEAMDLRRLERECESGAHEMCGVGPVLTLLHLYRRRGGRDATTLCYMNSGDTSGERDRVVGYGSVALWTPEVSARESHDELMPEDAGALLVLARETLNRRIARVEGDGKIPDAIPERLRRPGAAFVTFYKNDELRGCIGRMQPTGSLWECVREMAIAAATEDPRFDTVREEELADLHIEISVLTTPRDVYGPGDVVPGRDGLIVEKGTYRGLLLPQVADRYGWTAEEFLDATCLKAGMSKNEWRRGGVRIQTFQAIVFSEDDVN; encoded by the coding sequence ATGATCTTCGGGCCGGTCGTCGCGGGGCAATTCTACACCGAAAAACCGGAAATACTCGGCGCCGAAATCGACCGCTACCTTCGTGACGCGAAGGTGCCGAGACCGAAAGGCGACGTCTTCGGACTCGTCAGTCCGCACGCGGGCTACATGTATTCCGGACCCTGCGCCGCGCACGGGTTCAAGGCGGTCGCGGGAAAGCATTACGACGTCGTCGTCGTCATCGGCCTGTCGCACCGGGTTTCCGGAACGCTGAGCGTTTTGGATGTGCATGCCTACCGCACGCCGCTGGGCGAGGTGTCCATCGACCGTGAACGCTCGCGGCGTCTGATCGCCGCGCTGCCATTTGCCTCGGACGACCCTTCGCTCTTTTCGTTCGAGCACTCGATCGAGGTCCAGTTGCCCTTTCTCCAGCGCGTTTTGCCGCCATTTCGCGCCGTCCTGATTTCGATGCGCTCCACCTCCGGCAAGGTTGTCGAGAACCTCGCCGCCGCGCTGGACGAAATCTTCGCCGATGCGAAGGTGCTGTTCGTCGCCAGTTCGGACCTCAGCCATTTTCACGGTTACGACGAAGCGACTCGCATGGACCGCGAAACACTCGCGATGGTCGAGGCGATGGATCTTCGGCGGCTCGAGCGGGAGTGCGAATCCGGCGCCCACGAGATGTGCGGAGTCGGCCCCGTACTTACGCTGCTGCATCTATATCGGCGTCGCGGCGGACGGGACGCGACTACGCTCTGCTACATGAACTCGGGCGATACCTCGGGCGAGCGCGATCGCGTGGTGGGATACGGATCGGTCGCGCTATGGACGCCCGAAGTTTCCGCCCGCGAATCCCACGACGAACTGATGCCGGAAGACGCAGGAGCGCTGCTGGTGCTCGCGCGCGAAACGCTGAATCGTCGCATCGCCCGAGTCGAGGGCGACGGGAAAATCCCTGATGCGATTCCCGAACGTCTCCGCCGTCCAGGTGCCGCTTTCGTGACGTTTTACAAGAACGACGAGCTGCGCGGATGCATCGGCCGAATGCAACCGACCGGTTCGCTGTGGGAGTGCGTGCGGGAGATGGCAATCGCGGCGGCCACCGAGGACCCGCGATTTGACACGGTGCGCGAGGAAGAATTGGCGGATCTGCACATCGAGATCTCCGTGCTCACGACGCCGAGGGACGTGTACGGACCCGGTGATGTCGTGCCGGGGCGCGACGGCCTGATCGTCGAAAAGGGCACCTATCGCGGCCTTCTGCTTCCGCAGGTTGCCGATCGGTACGGTTGGACCGCCGAGGAATTTCTGGACGCCACCTGCCTGAAAGCCGGAATGTCGAAAAACGAATGGCGGCGAGGAGGGGTCCGCATTCAGACGTTCCAGGCGATCGTTTTTTCGGAAGACGACGTGAACTGA
- a CDS encoding HEAT repeat domain-containing protein, which yields MTRRAIRSAFLAILALLSFARPSFAECAATDEDCLIDALKKPGPEALRAIMALGEIKSAKAVDPLIDQFKSSDQYAATAAAHALTKIGDAAVPALVDASTSSKASVRKYAGYALGRIGGGNALAAVSRLAKDEDPEIRARAAQSFALLKDKAALIDLVSLLEDRHRSVRLAAIHALSQMPDFKVAKPLIDRGLMDLDHQVSAEAAGVLLQIGPPAIDPLLATLDASPDHVRARACALLGELAAKSTDPMVKKQVRKRLLLVLKDEYAKPELRQAACAGLIPIGDAEVRAALEAVTAKYAGKTEAAPLVAAAKSALEKIPTP from the coding sequence ATGACTCGCCGCGCGATTCGGTCGGCATTCCTCGCGATCCTCGCATTGCTGTCGTTTGCGCGCCCGTCGTTTGCCGAGTGCGCCGCGACGGATGAAGACTGCCTCATCGATGCATTGAAGAAACCGGGGCCCGAGGCGCTCCGCGCGATCATGGCGCTCGGCGAGATCAAATCGGCGAAGGCGGTCGATCCGCTCATCGATCAGTTCAAGAGTTCCGACCAGTACGCAGCGACCGCCGCGGCCCATGCCCTGACGAAGATCGGCGACGCGGCGGTACCCGCTCTCGTCGATGCCTCGACGAGTTCGAAGGCCTCCGTGCGAAAATACGCGGGATACGCTCTGGGACGCATCGGAGGCGGGAACGCACTGGCCGCCGTTTCGCGGCTCGCCAAGGACGAAGATCCCGAGATCCGTGCCCGGGCCGCACAGTCGTTCGCCCTGCTCAAGGACAAGGCGGCCCTGATCGACCTTGTGTCGCTTCTGGAAGACCGGCACCGGTCGGTTCGACTTGCGGCGATTCACGCGCTTTCGCAAATGCCGGATTTCAAGGTCGCGAAACCCCTGATCGACCGAGGGTTGATGGATCTCGATCACCAAGTCTCGGCTGAGGCGGCCGGCGTACTTCTTCAGATCGGCCCGCCGGCGATCGATCCCTTGCTGGCGACGCTTGACGCCTCGCCGGACCACGTTCGCGCCCGGGCGTGTGCGTTGCTGGGGGAACTCGCCGCAAAGTCGACCGACCCGATGGTGAAAAAGCAGGTTCGCAAGCGTCTCCTGCTCGTTCTTAAGGACGAGTACGCGAAACCGGAACTGCGTCAGGCGGCTTGCGCGGGACTGATCCCGATCGGTGACGCCGAGGTGCGCGCCGCGCTCGAAGCCGTAACGGCGAAGTACGCCGGGAAGACCGAAGCCGCGCCGCTCGTTGCGGCGGCGAAATCCGCGCTCGAAAAAATCCCGACTCCCTGA
- a CDS encoding thiolase domain-containing protein — protein sequence MAGNSDGFVRRGDPRSRKEDVMSRKVGVIGAGMTRFVRRAQDSPGELTAQAVQMALDDAGMTIDDIDAVCLGTAPDAFDGVHMKGEHLIAGSGGTNKPYLRHYVGGGTGVMSPIHGWMHVASGKFDTCLVVCEEKMSPCNPHPAGAFLTIFDRVTEQPLELTLIHIFALEMARFMHTYGYTERDIAAISVNNKRNALDHPAAQVAEDLTVDDVMNSKLLSWPVKRLDISPTSDAAVAIVMSTERIARARKAAPVWIEGVGYRLDTAYWCTRDLAYPNYVAMAAMDAYKMAGIVDPYRDIDIFEPYDPFDYKALHHMNALLLDKSGRRMREIFDSGGFTRDGSHPVCPSGGALGVGNPIAATGLMKIAELYFQLSGQAGKRQVKKAAHRGVAQAWGDLMQVGTVVVMGSDGATPNQRTLWTGIEPGDLGGHGLKSLDGVTTVADAPDLSYWWDNGEGITNYLAGLKNGKIRGSYDRRGNRMMIPARTFSEIYDLAPAGGYFDLPDTGTVMTYTLSHVNWDSSPLPDGQINVFAVIAIDTAGRHMGLVHRLGDVDPADVKIGMRVRAVWKPADQRIGNILDIDYFRPAGADDEAAQFPKPVKPVEFHAKSAGAKEGKIPLTYKYTTGIAGGAFVQSLLQGKILATWSEAKQQLLLPPTTFDEYEMESLEHGDRTCELDGGEGYIESFSVVFEDRGGHELSEPKIVVQVGFPGVQGSIFGYLERSGDEFPAMGQEVELIVPHQWTGPDDVRFRLKD from the coding sequence ATGGCGGGGAATTCCGACGGATTCGTGCGCCGTGGCGATCCTCGAAGCCGAAAGGAGGATGTCATGAGCCGCAAAGTGGGAGTGATCGGTGCGGGCATGACCCGTTTCGTGCGTCGCGCGCAGGACTCGCCGGGCGAACTGACCGCGCAGGCCGTGCAGATGGCCCTCGACGACGCGGGCATGACCATCGACGACATCGACGCCGTGTGCCTCGGCACCGCGCCGGACGCCTTCGATGGCGTTCACATGAAGGGCGAGCATCTGATCGCCGGATCGGGCGGGACGAATAAGCCCTATCTGCGCCACTACGTCGGCGGCGGCACGGGCGTGATGAGCCCCATTCACGGGTGGATGCACGTCGCGTCGGGCAAGTTCGACACCTGTCTCGTGGTGTGCGAGGAGAAGATGTCGCCGTGCAATCCGCATCCGGCCGGCGCGTTTCTCACGATCTTCGATCGCGTCACCGAGCAGCCGCTCGAACTGACGCTGATCCATATCTTCGCGCTCGAAATGGCGCGCTTCATGCACACTTACGGATACACCGAGCGCGACATCGCCGCGATCTCCGTCAACAATAAGCGCAATGCGCTCGATCACCCGGCCGCGCAGGTGGCCGAGGACCTGACCGTCGACGACGTCATGAACTCGAAGCTCCTGTCCTGGCCGGTGAAGCGCCTCGACATCAGCCCGACCTCGGATGCCGCGGTCGCGATTGTCATGTCAACGGAACGCATCGCCCGCGCGCGAAAAGCGGCCCCGGTGTGGATCGAGGGCGTGGGCTACCGGCTCGATACCGCATATTGGTGCACGCGCGATCTGGCGTATCCCAACTACGTCGCGATGGCGGCGATGGACGCCTACAAGATGGCGGGGATCGTCGATCCGTATCGCGATATCGACATCTTCGAACCTTACGATCCCTTCGATTATAAGGCCCTCCACCACATGAACGCCCTGCTGCTCGACAAGAGCGGGCGTCGCATGCGGGAAATCTTCGACTCGGGCGGATTCACGCGCGACGGCTCGCATCCGGTTTGCCCGTCGGGCGGCGCGTTGGGGGTCGGCAACCCGATCGCGGCCACCGGTCTGATGAAGATCGCCGAACTGTACTTCCAACTGTCGGGACAGGCCGGCAAACGTCAGGTGAAGAAGGCGGCGCATCGGGGTGTGGCGCAGGCGTGGGGCGACCTGATGCAGGTCGGCACGGTGGTCGTCATGGGTTCCGACGGAGCGACGCCGAACCAACGCACGCTCTGGACCGGAATCGAACCGGGCGATCTCGGCGGCCACGGCCTCAAGTCGCTCGATGGCGTCACGACGGTCGCCGACGCTCCCGACCTGAGCTACTGGTGGGACAACGGCGAGGGCATCACCAACTACCTGGCCGGACTGAAGAACGGCAAGATTCGCGGCTCGTATGACCGGCGCGGCAATCGCATGATGATTCCGGCGCGGACGTTCAGCGAGATCTACGACCTCGCGCCCGCTGGAGGGTATTTCGACCTGCCGGACACCGGCACGGTCATGACCTACACGCTCTCCCACGTCAATTGGGATTCGTCGCCCCTGCCGGACGGTCAGATCAACGTCTTCGCCGTCATCGCCATCGACACGGCGGGCCGGCATATGGGACTCGTCCATCGGCTCGGTGACGTCGACCCGGCGGATGTGAAAATCGGGATGCGCGTGCGCGCGGTCTGGAAACCGGCGGATCAGCGGATCGGCAACATCCTCGACATCGACTATTTTCGCCCAGCCGGCGCCGACGACGAGGCGGCGCAGTTCCCCAAACCGGTCAAGCCCGTGGAATTCCACGCGAAATCGGCCGGAGCGAAGGAAGGCAAGATCCCACTGACGTACAAATACACGACGGGCATCGCCGGTGGCGCGTTCGTGCAGTCGCTCCTGCAGGGAAAAATCCTGGCCACCTGGTCGGAGGCCAAGCAGCAACTGCTCCTGCCGCCCACGACGTTCGACGAATATGAGATGGAATCTCTCGAACATGGAGACCGAACCTGCGAACTCGACGGGGGGGAGGGGTACATCGAGTCCTTCAGCGTCGTATTCGAAGATCGGGGCGGCCACGAACTTTCAGAGCCGAAAATCGTGGTTCAGGTGGGGTTTCCGGGGGTTCAGGGGTCAATTTTTGGCTATTTGGAGCGTTCCGGAGACGAATTCCCGGCCATGGGACAGGAGGTGGAACTCATCGTTCCGCATCAGTGGACCGGCCCGGACGATGTTCGTTTCCGACTGAAAGACTGA
- the miaB gene encoding tRNA (N6-isopentenyl adenosine(37)-C2)-methylthiotransferase MiaB, producing the protein MNDYDSERMYRLMEREGWERTSAADDADLIVINTCSVREKADHKAVSEVGLLRRHKERRPGTLLALSGCTAQVSGARIMKRMPELDLVIGTHAIDKLPDMVREAAARRVINVEWDYEGLVDFDAIAPRAESGEISWKGTRASGFVAIMRGCDKHCAFCIVPQTRGREISRPLDDIIAEVRTLVDAGVRDITLLGQIVNRYGRGFAGQRPVFHRLIRAITPIEGLARLRFTSSHPTYVTPDLIRCFAQEPKLAPHVHLPVQSGSDAVLRHMKRGHRIDTYIEKVRELRRVRPDMSITTDLIVGYPEETREDFEATLDLIREVEFDQMYAFKYSTRPNTPAATAEDRVPEGEKAERLARLQEVAQPIILRRNRALEGRVLDVIVEGTSRNGTDVFGRSGCNRIVHFPDQGFRIGETMEVRIEIGLPNALRGSAETTGAASAG; encoded by the coding sequence ATGAACGACTACGACTCCGAACGCATGTACCGCCTGATGGAGCGGGAAGGGTGGGAACGCACGTCCGCCGCGGACGATGCCGACCTGATCGTCATCAACACGTGTTCGGTTCGCGAAAAAGCCGATCACAAGGCCGTTAGCGAGGTCGGACTGCTGCGTCGTCATAAGGAACGCCGGCCGGGCACGCTGCTCGCGCTCTCGGGTTGTACCGCGCAGGTTTCGGGCGCGCGGATCATGAAGCGCATGCCCGAACTAGATCTCGTCATCGGCACGCACGCCATCGACAAACTCCCCGACATGGTGCGCGAGGCGGCGGCCCGGCGCGTCATCAACGTCGAATGGGACTACGAGGGGCTTGTCGATTTCGACGCCATCGCGCCCCGCGCGGAGAGCGGAGAAATCTCCTGGAAGGGGACGCGGGCGTCGGGTTTCGTGGCGATCATGCGCGGGTGCGACAAGCACTGCGCATTTTGCATTGTCCCCCAGACGCGCGGGCGCGAGATTTCGCGTCCGTTGGACGACATCATCGCCGAGGTGCGCACGCTCGTGGACGCCGGCGTTCGCGACATAACGCTGCTCGGCCAGATCGTGAACCGCTACGGCCGCGGCTTCGCTGGGCAACGACCTGTCTTTCACCGACTGATCCGGGCCATCACGCCCATCGAGGGACTCGCCAGACTTCGGTTCACGTCGAGCCACCCGACTTACGTGACTCCCGACCTGATCCGGTGTTTCGCCCAGGAACCGAAACTCGCCCCGCATGTCCACCTTCCGGTGCAGTCGGGATCGGACGCGGTGCTCCGGCACATGAAGCGGGGACACAGGATCGACACCTACATCGAAAAGGTGCGCGAACTGCGGCGAGTGCGTCCCGACATGTCGATCACGACCGACCTGATCGTGGGTTATCCCGAGGAAACGCGCGAGGATTTCGAGGCGACGCTCGATCTCATCCGCGAGGTGGAGTTCGATCAAATGTACGCGTTCAAGTACTCCACGCGGCCGAATACACCGGCGGCGACGGCGGAGGATCGCGTGCCCGAGGGTGAGAAGGCCGAGCGCCTCGCGCGACTTCAGGAGGTCGCGCAGCCGATCATCCTGCGCCGAAACCGCGCGCTCGAAGGCCGAGTTCTCGACGTGATTGTCGAAGGAACTTCGCGAAATGGAACCGACGTTTTCGGACGATCGGGATGCAACCGGATCGTTCATTTCCCCGATCAGGGATTCCGGATCGGCGAGACGATGGAAGTTCGCATCGAAATCGGATTGCCGAACGCGCTGCGCGGCAGCGCCGAGACAACGGGCGCCGCGTCGGCGGGCTGA
- a CDS encoding histidine triad nucleotide-binding protein: MSDCIFCRIVKGELPSKKEYDDGEFMVIHDINPSAPIHLLVIPHRHIETLMDMSPDDLPIVARLHAVIQKIAADRGIAQPGFRVLHNVNDWGGQKVFHIHWHILAGKKFA, translated from the coding sequence ATGTCCGATTGCATTTTCTGCCGCATCGTCAAGGGCGAATTGCCGTCGAAGAAAGAGTACGACGACGGGGAATTCATGGTCATCCATGACATCAATCCGTCGGCGCCGATTCACCTTCTCGTGATTCCGCATCGACACATCGAGACGTTGATGGATATGTCGCCGGACGATCTTCCCATCGTCGCGCGGCTCCACGCGGTGATTCAGAAGATCGCCGCGGACCGGGGCATTGCCCAGCCCGGGTTTCGCGTCCTGCACAACGTCAACGACTGGGGCGGTCAGAAAGTCTTCCACATCCACTGGCACATCCTCGCCGGGAAAAAATTCGCATGA